A stretch of the Oncorhynchus clarkii lewisi isolate Uvic-CL-2024 chromosome 9, UVic_Ocla_1.0, whole genome shotgun sequence genome encodes the following:
- the LOC139416569 gene encoding cold shock domain-containing protein E1-like isoform X31 yields MGSPWKGFVEFTLPTSPPAAFISADLSSTSPIGLSLSPYGRSMSFDPGMLHNNGHTAFANGTAAGIRETGVVEKLLTSYGFIQCSERQARLFFHCSQYNGNLQELKIGDDVEFEVSSDRRTGKPIAVKLLKIKPEVLPEERISGQVVSAIPTHLDGKSTPGQVPTGSVCYERNGEVFYLTYTPDDIEGNMHLDTGDKVSFYMETNKHTGAVSAHNIVLVKKKQMRCQGVVCATKEAFGFIERADVVKEIFFHYSEFKGDLEALQAGDDVEFTIKERNGKEVATDVRLLAQGTVIFEDISIEQFEGTVVKVIPKVPTKNQNDPLPGRICARISFTDKELLFGEKDTKSKVTLLEGDHVKFNISTDRRDKLERATNIDILPDTFHFTKESREMVRTMRRSMGVIAAMRDGFGFIKCVDRDARMFFHFSEVLEEGQLHISDEVEFTVVPVSPERTPMDMLSAQRNHAVRIKKLPKGTVSFHTQSEQRFVGVVEKEATAAITNKSASPSKAKEKEAEEGVISYEDCGVKLTVSYHVKDLEGATQPQAGDKVEFSINEVKRTGQQSAVTIKILNRTVNTKRLLGYIATLKDNFGFIETANHDQEIFFHYSELCGDLENLELGDTVEYTLSKGKGNKVSAEKVTKVVAVNGVGQDVGETVMLGKVVRPLRSVDPSQTEYQGLIELLEEDGTKCQNYSFGIVGMANKADCLQKGEMVKFQLCTVAQTGQKMACNVVPQRKALVECVKDQFGFITYEVGESKKLFFHVKEVHDGLELQTGDEVEFSVILNQRTGKCSACNVRRVSEGPKPVATPRPDRLVNRLKSITLDDASAPRLVIVRQPRGPDNSKGFNVERKTRQPGVID; encoded by the exons ATGGGCAGCCCCTGGAAAGGCTTTGTTGAGTTTACCTTGCCCACGTCGCCACCTGCCGCGTTTATTAGCGCTGACCTGAGCAGCACCTCCCCCATCGGACTCAGCCTGTCACCATACGGCCGATCC ATGAGTTTTGACCCTGGCATGCTCCACAACAACGGGCACACAGCGTTTGCCAACGGCACGGCGGCGGGCATCAGGGAGACTGGAGTGGTGGAGAAGCTGCTCACCTCCTACGGGTTCATCCAGTGCTCGGAGCGGCAGGCGCGCCTCTTCTTTCACTGCTCCCAGTACAATGGCAACCTGCAGGAGCTCAAGATAGGAG ATGATGTGGAGTTTGAAGTGTCCTCAGACAGGCGCACTGGCAAGCCCATAGCAGTGAAGCTGCTTAAGATCAAACCAGAGGTGCTTCCAGAGGAGCGCATCTCGGGCCAG GTTGTCTCAGCGATTCCCACTCACCTGGATGGCAAATCTACACCGGGGCAGGTGCCCACTGGCAGTGTGTGTTACGAGAGAAACGGG GAGGTGTTTTACCTGACCTACACCCCAGATGACATAGAGGGAAACATGCACCTGGACACGGGAGACAAAGTCAGCTTCTACATGGAAACCAACAAGCA CACTGGTGCAGTCAGTGCTCACAACATCGTCCTGGTAAAGAAGAAACAGATGAGGTGCCAGGGGGTTGTCTGTGCCACCAAG GAGGCCTTTGGGTTCATTGAGAGGGCTGACGTGGTGAAGGAGATCTTCTTCCACTACAGCGAGTTCAAGGGTGACCTGGAGGCCCTACAGGCCGGCGACGACGTGGAGTTCACCATCAAAGAGAGAAAC GGGAAAGAGGTGGCCACCGACGTGAGGCTGCTCGCCCAGGGAACAGTCATATTTGAGGACATCAGCATTGAGCAGTTTGAAGGCACTGTCGTCAAAGTCATCCCTAAAGTTCCAACCAAGAACCAG AATGATCCGCTTCCAGGCCGCATCTGTGCTAGGATCAGCTTCACGGACAAGGAGCTGCTTTTCGGCGAGAAGGATACCAAGTCCAAGGTGACCCTGCTTGAGGGCGACCATGTGAAGTTCAACATCTCAACAGACCGCAGGGACAAGCTGGAGCGGGCCACCAACATCGACATCCTGCCTGACACCTTCCACTTCACTAAGGAGTCCCGTGAGATGGTAAGGACCATGAGGAGATCTATG GGTGTGATCGCTGCAATGCGTGACGGCTTTGGCTTCATCAAGTGTGTAGACCGGGACGCCAGGATGTTCTTTCACTTTAGCGAGGTGCTGGAGGAGGGCCAGCTGCACATCTCTGATGAAGTCGAGTTCACAGTTGTGCCCGTGAGTCCAGAGAGAACGCCCATG GACATGCTGTCTGCCCAGAGGAACCATGCAGTGCGCATCAAGAAGCTGCCCAAGGGCACAGTCTCCTTCCACACCCAGTCTGAGCAGCGCTTTGTGGGTGTGGTGGAGAAAGAGGCCACAGCAGCTATCACCAACAAGAGTGCCAGCCCCAGCAAGGCCAAAGAGAAG GAAGCAGAAGAGGGAGTGATTTCTTATGAGGACTGTGGAGTGAAACTGACTGTGTCGTACCACGTCAAAGATCTGGAGGGAGCTACCCAGCCACAGGCAGGAGACAAG GTGGAGTTCTCCATCAATGAGGTAAAGAGGACGGGCCAACAGAGCGCTGTCACCATCAAGATCCTCAACCGCACCGTCAACACCAAGAGGCTGCTGGGATACATTGCCACCCTGAAAGACAACTTTGGCTTCATAGAGACAGCCAATCACGATCAAGAGATTTTCTTTCATTACAG TGAGCTGTGTGGAGACTTGGAGAATCTGGAGCTGGGCGACACTGTGGAATATACCCTGTCCAAGGGCAAAGGAAACAAAGTCAGCGCTGAGAAGGTTACTAAGGTGGTAGCAG TGAATGGTGTGGGGCAGGATGTTGGTGAGACAGTGATGTTGGGGAAGGTGGTGCGCCCTCTGCGCAGTGTGGACCCATCCCAGACAGAGTACCAGGGGCTCATTGAGCTCTTGGAGGAAG ATGGCACTAAGTGTCAGAATTACTCCTTTGGCATCGTGGGCATGGCGAACAAGGCAGACTGTCTGCAGAAAGGCGAGATGGTGAAGTTCCAGCTGTGCACAGTGGCTCAGACAGGACAGAAGATGGCCTGCAACGTTGTCCCCCAACGTAAAGCCCTGGTGGAGTGCGTCAAGGACCAG TTTGGTTTTATCACGTATGAAGTTGGCGAGAGTAAGAAGCTGTTTTTCCATGTCAAAGAGGTGCATGATGGCTTGGAGCTCCAGACCGGGGATGAGGTGGAGTTCTCAGTCATCCTCAACCAACGCACAGGGAAATGTAGTGCCTGCAACGTGCGCAGAGTTAG TGAAGGGCCTAAACCGGTGGCAACCCCCCGTCCTGATCGCTTGGTCAACCGGCTCAAGAGCATCACCCTGGATGACGCTAGTGCCCCCCGCCTAGTTATTGTGAGACAGCCCCGCGGCCCTGACAATTCAAAG GGCTTCAATGTGGAGAGGAAGACCCGTCAGCCGGGTGTCATTGACTGA
- the LOC139416569 gene encoding cold shock domain-containing protein E1-like isoform X13 encodes MGSPWKGFVEFTLPTSPPAAFISADLSSTSPIGLSLSPYGRSCFPVPTPLLDMERVHSEPPLARNTAPSTSAVAIPRSFSVSHKKHKRTPLYQRSMSFDPGMLHNNGHTAFANGTAAGIRETGVVEKLLTSYGFIQCSERQARLFFHCSQYNGNLQELKIGDDVEFEVSSDRRTGKPIAVKLLKIKPEVLPEERISGQVVSAIPTHLDGKSTPGQVPTGSVCYERNGEVFYLTYTPDDIEGNMHLDTGDKVSFYMETNKHTGAVSAHNIVLVKKKQMRCQGVVCATKEAFGFIERADVVKEIFFHYSEFKGDLEALQAGDDVEFTIKERNGKEVATDVRLLAQGTVIFEDISIEQFEGTVVKVIPKVPTKNQNDPLPGRICARISFTDKELLFGEKDTKSKVTLLEGDHVKFNISTDRRDKLERATNIDILPDTFHFTKESREMGVIAAMRDGFGFIKCVDRDARMFFHFSEVLEEGQLHISDEVEFTVVPDMLSAQRNHAVRIKKLPKGTVSFHTQSEQRFVGVVEKEATAAITNKSASPSKAKEKEAEEGVISYEDCGVKLTVSYHVKDLEGATQPQAGDKVEFSINEVKRTGQQSAVTIKILNRTVNTKRLLGYIATLKDNFGFIETANHDQEIFFHYSELCGDLENLELGDTVEYTLSKGKGNKVSAEKVTKVVAVNGVGQDVGETVMLGKVVRPLRSVDPSQTEYQGLIELLEEDGTKCQNYSFGIVGMANKADCLQKGEMVKFQLCTVAQTGQKMACNVVPQRKALVECVKDQFGFITYEVGESKKLFFHVKEVHDGLELQTGDEVEFSVILNQRTGKCSACNVRRVSEGPKPVATPRPDRLVNRLKSITLDDASAPRLVIVRQPRGPDNSKGFNVERKTRQPGVID; translated from the exons ATGGGCAGCCCCTGGAAAGGCTTTGTTGAGTTTACCTTGCCCACGTCGCCACCTGCCGCGTTTATTAGCGCTGACCTGAGCAGCACCTCCCCCATCGGACTCAGCCTGTCACCATACGGCCGATCC TGTTTCCCAGTCCCGACCCCACTGTTGGATATGGAGAGGGTGCACTCCGAACCCCCTTTGGCACGTAATACTGCTCCTTCCACCTCTGCGGTAGCTATCCCCcgctccttctctgtctcccacaAAAAACACAAGCGGACCCCCCTGTATCAGAGATCA ATGAGTTTTGACCCTGGCATGCTCCACAACAACGGGCACACAGCGTTTGCCAACGGCACGGCGGCGGGCATCAGGGAGACTGGAGTGGTGGAGAAGCTGCTCACCTCCTACGGGTTCATCCAGTGCTCGGAGCGGCAGGCGCGCCTCTTCTTTCACTGCTCCCAGTACAATGGCAACCTGCAGGAGCTCAAGATAGGAG ATGATGTGGAGTTTGAAGTGTCCTCAGACAGGCGCACTGGCAAGCCCATAGCAGTGAAGCTGCTTAAGATCAAACCAGAGGTGCTTCCAGAGGAGCGCATCTCGGGCCAG GTTGTCTCAGCGATTCCCACTCACCTGGATGGCAAATCTACACCGGGGCAGGTGCCCACTGGCAGTGTGTGTTACGAGAGAAACGGG GAGGTGTTTTACCTGACCTACACCCCAGATGACATAGAGGGAAACATGCACCTGGACACGGGAGACAAAGTCAGCTTCTACATGGAAACCAACAAGCA CACTGGTGCAGTCAGTGCTCACAACATCGTCCTGGTAAAGAAGAAACAGATGAGGTGCCAGGGGGTTGTCTGTGCCACCAAG GAGGCCTTTGGGTTCATTGAGAGGGCTGACGTGGTGAAGGAGATCTTCTTCCACTACAGCGAGTTCAAGGGTGACCTGGAGGCCCTACAGGCCGGCGACGACGTGGAGTTCACCATCAAAGAGAGAAAC GGGAAAGAGGTGGCCACCGACGTGAGGCTGCTCGCCCAGGGAACAGTCATATTTGAGGACATCAGCATTGAGCAGTTTGAAGGCACTGTCGTCAAAGTCATCCCTAAAGTTCCAACCAAGAACCAG AATGATCCGCTTCCAGGCCGCATCTGTGCTAGGATCAGCTTCACGGACAAGGAGCTGCTTTTCGGCGAGAAGGATACCAAGTCCAAGGTGACCCTGCTTGAGGGCGACCATGTGAAGTTCAACATCTCAACAGACCGCAGGGACAAGCTGGAGCGGGCCACCAACATCGACATCCTGCCTGACACCTTCCACTTCACTAAGGAGTCCCGTGAGATG GGTGTGATCGCTGCAATGCGTGACGGCTTTGGCTTCATCAAGTGTGTAGACCGGGACGCCAGGATGTTCTTTCACTTTAGCGAGGTGCTGGAGGAGGGCCAGCTGCACATCTCTGATGAAGTCGAGTTCACAGTTGTGCCC GACATGCTGTCTGCCCAGAGGAACCATGCAGTGCGCATCAAGAAGCTGCCCAAGGGCACAGTCTCCTTCCACACCCAGTCTGAGCAGCGCTTTGTGGGTGTGGTGGAGAAAGAGGCCACAGCAGCTATCACCAACAAGAGTGCCAGCCCCAGCAAGGCCAAAGAGAAG GAAGCAGAAGAGGGAGTGATTTCTTATGAGGACTGTGGAGTGAAACTGACTGTGTCGTACCACGTCAAAGATCTGGAGGGAGCTACCCAGCCACAGGCAGGAGACAAG GTGGAGTTCTCCATCAATGAGGTAAAGAGGACGGGCCAACAGAGCGCTGTCACCATCAAGATCCTCAACCGCACCGTCAACACCAAGAGGCTGCTGGGATACATTGCCACCCTGAAAGACAACTTTGGCTTCATAGAGACAGCCAATCACGATCAAGAGATTTTCTTTCATTACAG TGAGCTGTGTGGAGACTTGGAGAATCTGGAGCTGGGCGACACTGTGGAATATACCCTGTCCAAGGGCAAAGGAAACAAAGTCAGCGCTGAGAAGGTTACTAAGGTGGTAGCAG TGAATGGTGTGGGGCAGGATGTTGGTGAGACAGTGATGTTGGGGAAGGTGGTGCGCCCTCTGCGCAGTGTGGACCCATCCCAGACAGAGTACCAGGGGCTCATTGAGCTCTTGGAGGAAG ATGGCACTAAGTGTCAGAATTACTCCTTTGGCATCGTGGGCATGGCGAACAAGGCAGACTGTCTGCAGAAAGGCGAGATGGTGAAGTTCCAGCTGTGCACAGTGGCTCAGACAGGACAGAAGATGGCCTGCAACGTTGTCCCCCAACGTAAAGCCCTGGTGGAGTGCGTCAAGGACCAG TTTGGTTTTATCACGTATGAAGTTGGCGAGAGTAAGAAGCTGTTTTTCCATGTCAAAGAGGTGCATGATGGCTTGGAGCTCCAGACCGGGGATGAGGTGGAGTTCTCAGTCATCCTCAACCAACGCACAGGGAAATGTAGTGCCTGCAACGTGCGCAGAGTTAG TGAAGGGCCTAAACCGGTGGCAACCCCCCGTCCTGATCGCTTGGTCAACCGGCTCAAGAGCATCACCCTGGATGACGCTAGTGCCCCCCGCCTAGTTATTGTGAGACAGCCCCGCGGCCCTGACAATTCAAAG GGCTTCAATGTGGAGAGGAAGACCCGTCAGCCGGGTGTCATTGACTGA
- the LOC139416569 gene encoding cold shock domain-containing protein E1-like isoform X1, translating to MGSPWKGFVEFTLPTSPPAAFISADLSSTSPIGLSLSPYGRSCFPVPTPLLDMERVHSEPPLARNTAPSTSAVAIPRSFSVSHKKHKRTPLYQRSMSFDPGMLHNNGHTAFANGTAAGIRETGVVEKLLTSYGFIQCSERQARLFFHCSQYNGNLQELKIGDDVEFEVSSDRRTGKPIAVKLLKIKPEVLPEERISGQVGPDSHASPFTVLHGYIHPVVSAIPTHLDGKSTPGQVPTGSVCYERNGYGFLPTQEVFYLTYTPDDIEGNMHLDTGDKVSFYMETNKHTGAVSAHNIVLVKKKQMRCQGVVCATKEAFGFIERADVVKEIFFHYSEFKGDLEALQAGDDVEFTIKERNGKEVATDVRLLAQGTVIFEDISIEQFEGTVVKVIPKVPTKNQNDPLPGRICARISFTDKELLFGEKDTKSKVTLLEGDHVKFNISTDRRDKLERATNIDILPDTFHFTKESREMVRTMRRSMGVIAAMRDGFGFIKCVDRDARMFFHFSEVLEEGQLHISDEVEFTVVPVSPERTPMDMLSAQRNHAVRIKKLPKGTVSFHTQSEQRFVGVVEKEATAAITNKSASPSKAKEKEAEEGVISYEDCGVKLTVSYHVKDLEGATQPQAGDKVEFSINEVKRTGQQSAVTIKILNRTVNTKRLLGYIATLKDNFGFIETANHDQEIFFHYSELCGDLENLELGDTVEYTLSKGKGNKVSAEKVTKVVAVNGVGQDVGETVMLGKVVRPLRSVDPSQTEYQGLIELLEEDGTKCQNYSFGIVGMANKADCLQKGEMVKFQLCTVAQTGQKMACNVVPQRKALVECVKDQFGFITYEVGESKKLFFHVKEVHDGLELQTGDEVEFSVILNQRTGKCSACNVRRVSEGPKPVATPRPDRLVNRLKSITLDDASAPRLVIVRQPRGPDNSKGFNVERKTRQPGVID from the exons ATGGGCAGCCCCTGGAAAGGCTTTGTTGAGTTTACCTTGCCCACGTCGCCACCTGCCGCGTTTATTAGCGCTGACCTGAGCAGCACCTCCCCCATCGGACTCAGCCTGTCACCATACGGCCGATCC TGTTTCCCAGTCCCGACCCCACTGTTGGATATGGAGAGGGTGCACTCCGAACCCCCTTTGGCACGTAATACTGCTCCTTCCACCTCTGCGGTAGCTATCCCCcgctccttctctgtctcccacaAAAAACACAAGCGGACCCCCCTGTATCAGAGATCA ATGAGTTTTGACCCTGGCATGCTCCACAACAACGGGCACACAGCGTTTGCCAACGGCACGGCGGCGGGCATCAGGGAGACTGGAGTGGTGGAGAAGCTGCTCACCTCCTACGGGTTCATCCAGTGCTCGGAGCGGCAGGCGCGCCTCTTCTTTCACTGCTCCCAGTACAATGGCAACCTGCAGGAGCTCAAGATAGGAG ATGATGTGGAGTTTGAAGTGTCCTCAGACAGGCGCACTGGCAAGCCCATAGCAGTGAAGCTGCTTAAGATCAAACCAGAGGTGCTTCCAGAGGAGCGCATCTCGGGCCAGGTGGGGCCAGACTCGCACGCCTCTCCCTTTACTGTGCTGCATGGTTATATTCATCCA GTTGTCTCAGCGATTCCCACTCACCTGGATGGCAAATCTACACCGGGGCAGGTGCCCACTGGCAGTGTGTGTTACGAGAGAAACGGG TATGGATTCCTTCCCACGCAGGAGGTGTTTTACCTGACCTACACCCCAGATGACATAGAGGGAAACATGCACCTGGACACGGGAGACAAAGTCAGCTTCTACATGGAAACCAACAAGCA CACTGGTGCAGTCAGTGCTCACAACATCGTCCTGGTAAAGAAGAAACAGATGAGGTGCCAGGGGGTTGTCTGTGCCACCAAG GAGGCCTTTGGGTTCATTGAGAGGGCTGACGTGGTGAAGGAGATCTTCTTCCACTACAGCGAGTTCAAGGGTGACCTGGAGGCCCTACAGGCCGGCGACGACGTGGAGTTCACCATCAAAGAGAGAAAC GGGAAAGAGGTGGCCACCGACGTGAGGCTGCTCGCCCAGGGAACAGTCATATTTGAGGACATCAGCATTGAGCAGTTTGAAGGCACTGTCGTCAAAGTCATCCCTAAAGTTCCAACCAAGAACCAG AATGATCCGCTTCCAGGCCGCATCTGTGCTAGGATCAGCTTCACGGACAAGGAGCTGCTTTTCGGCGAGAAGGATACCAAGTCCAAGGTGACCCTGCTTGAGGGCGACCATGTGAAGTTCAACATCTCAACAGACCGCAGGGACAAGCTGGAGCGGGCCACCAACATCGACATCCTGCCTGACACCTTCCACTTCACTAAGGAGTCCCGTGAGATGGTAAGGACCATGAGGAGATCTATG GGTGTGATCGCTGCAATGCGTGACGGCTTTGGCTTCATCAAGTGTGTAGACCGGGACGCCAGGATGTTCTTTCACTTTAGCGAGGTGCTGGAGGAGGGCCAGCTGCACATCTCTGATGAAGTCGAGTTCACAGTTGTGCCCGTGAGTCCAGAGAGAACGCCCATG GACATGCTGTCTGCCCAGAGGAACCATGCAGTGCGCATCAAGAAGCTGCCCAAGGGCACAGTCTCCTTCCACACCCAGTCTGAGCAGCGCTTTGTGGGTGTGGTGGAGAAAGAGGCCACAGCAGCTATCACCAACAAGAGTGCCAGCCCCAGCAAGGCCAAAGAGAAG GAAGCAGAAGAGGGAGTGATTTCTTATGAGGACTGTGGAGTGAAACTGACTGTGTCGTACCACGTCAAAGATCTGGAGGGAGCTACCCAGCCACAGGCAGGAGACAAG GTGGAGTTCTCCATCAATGAGGTAAAGAGGACGGGCCAACAGAGCGCTGTCACCATCAAGATCCTCAACCGCACCGTCAACACCAAGAGGCTGCTGGGATACATTGCCACCCTGAAAGACAACTTTGGCTTCATAGAGACAGCCAATCACGATCAAGAGATTTTCTTTCATTACAG TGAGCTGTGTGGAGACTTGGAGAATCTGGAGCTGGGCGACACTGTGGAATATACCCTGTCCAAGGGCAAAGGAAACAAAGTCAGCGCTGAGAAGGTTACTAAGGTGGTAGCAG TGAATGGTGTGGGGCAGGATGTTGGTGAGACAGTGATGTTGGGGAAGGTGGTGCGCCCTCTGCGCAGTGTGGACCCATCCCAGACAGAGTACCAGGGGCTCATTGAGCTCTTGGAGGAAG ATGGCACTAAGTGTCAGAATTACTCCTTTGGCATCGTGGGCATGGCGAACAAGGCAGACTGTCTGCAGAAAGGCGAGATGGTGAAGTTCCAGCTGTGCACAGTGGCTCAGACAGGACAGAAGATGGCCTGCAACGTTGTCCCCCAACGTAAAGCCCTGGTGGAGTGCGTCAAGGACCAG TTTGGTTTTATCACGTATGAAGTTGGCGAGAGTAAGAAGCTGTTTTTCCATGTCAAAGAGGTGCATGATGGCTTGGAGCTCCAGACCGGGGATGAGGTGGAGTTCTCAGTCATCCTCAACCAACGCACAGGGAAATGTAGTGCCTGCAACGTGCGCAGAGTTAG TGAAGGGCCTAAACCGGTGGCAACCCCCCGTCCTGATCGCTTGGTCAACCGGCTCAAGAGCATCACCCTGGATGACGCTAGTGCCCCCCGCCTAGTTATTGTGAGACAGCCCCGCGGCCCTGACAATTCAAAG GGCTTCAATGTGGAGAGGAAGACCCGTCAGCCGGGTGTCATTGACTGA
- the LOC139416569 gene encoding cold shock domain-containing protein E1-like isoform X4: protein MGSPWKGFVEFTLPTSPPAAFISADLSSTSPIGLSLSPYGRSCFPVPTPLLDMERVHSEPPLARNTAPSTSAVAIPRSFSVSHKKHKRTPLYQRSMSFDPGMLHNNGHTAFANGTAAGIRETGVVEKLLTSYGFIQCSERQARLFFHCSQYNGNLQELKIGDDVEFEVSSDRRTGKPIAVKLLKIKPEVLPEERISGQVGPDSHASPFTVLHGYIHPVVSAIPTHLDGKSTPGQVPTGSVCYERNGYGFLPTQEVFYLTYTPDDIEGNMHLDTGDKVSFYMETNKHTGAVSAHNIVLVKKKQMRCQGVVCATKEAFGFIERADVVKEIFFHYSEFKGDLEALQAGDDVEFTIKERNGKEVATDVRLLAQGTVIFEDISIEQFEGTVVKVIPKVPTKNQNDPLPGRICARISFTDKELLFGEKDTKSKVTLLEGDHVKFNISTDRRDKLERATNIDILPDTFHFTKESREMVRTMRRSMGVIAAMRDGFGFIKCVDRDARMFFHFSEVLEEGQLHISDEVEFTVVPDMLSAQRNHAVRIKKLPKGTVSFHTQSEQRFVGVVEKEATAAITNKSASPSKAKEKEAEEGVISYEDCGVKLTVSYHVKDLEGATQPQAGDKVEFSINEVKRTGQQSAVTIKILNRTVNTKRLLGYIATLKDNFGFIETANHDQEIFFHYSELCGDLENLELGDTVEYTLSKGKGNKVSAEKVTKVVAVNGVGQDVGETVMLGKVVRPLRSVDPSQTEYQGLIELLEEDGTKCQNYSFGIVGMANKADCLQKGEMVKFQLCTVAQTGQKMACNVVPQRKALVECVKDQFGFITYEVGESKKLFFHVKEVHDGLELQTGDEVEFSVILNQRTGKCSACNVRRVSEGPKPVATPRPDRLVNRLKSITLDDASAPRLVIVRQPRGPDNSKGFNVERKTRQPGVID from the exons ATGGGCAGCCCCTGGAAAGGCTTTGTTGAGTTTACCTTGCCCACGTCGCCACCTGCCGCGTTTATTAGCGCTGACCTGAGCAGCACCTCCCCCATCGGACTCAGCCTGTCACCATACGGCCGATCC TGTTTCCCAGTCCCGACCCCACTGTTGGATATGGAGAGGGTGCACTCCGAACCCCCTTTGGCACGTAATACTGCTCCTTCCACCTCTGCGGTAGCTATCCCCcgctccttctctgtctcccacaAAAAACACAAGCGGACCCCCCTGTATCAGAGATCA ATGAGTTTTGACCCTGGCATGCTCCACAACAACGGGCACACAGCGTTTGCCAACGGCACGGCGGCGGGCATCAGGGAGACTGGAGTGGTGGAGAAGCTGCTCACCTCCTACGGGTTCATCCAGTGCTCGGAGCGGCAGGCGCGCCTCTTCTTTCACTGCTCCCAGTACAATGGCAACCTGCAGGAGCTCAAGATAGGAG ATGATGTGGAGTTTGAAGTGTCCTCAGACAGGCGCACTGGCAAGCCCATAGCAGTGAAGCTGCTTAAGATCAAACCAGAGGTGCTTCCAGAGGAGCGCATCTCGGGCCAGGTGGGGCCAGACTCGCACGCCTCTCCCTTTACTGTGCTGCATGGTTATATTCATCCA GTTGTCTCAGCGATTCCCACTCACCTGGATGGCAAATCTACACCGGGGCAGGTGCCCACTGGCAGTGTGTGTTACGAGAGAAACGGG TATGGATTCCTTCCCACGCAGGAGGTGTTTTACCTGACCTACACCCCAGATGACATAGAGGGAAACATGCACCTGGACACGGGAGACAAAGTCAGCTTCTACATGGAAACCAACAAGCA CACTGGTGCAGTCAGTGCTCACAACATCGTCCTGGTAAAGAAGAAACAGATGAGGTGCCAGGGGGTTGTCTGTGCCACCAAG GAGGCCTTTGGGTTCATTGAGAGGGCTGACGTGGTGAAGGAGATCTTCTTCCACTACAGCGAGTTCAAGGGTGACCTGGAGGCCCTACAGGCCGGCGACGACGTGGAGTTCACCATCAAAGAGAGAAAC GGGAAAGAGGTGGCCACCGACGTGAGGCTGCTCGCCCAGGGAACAGTCATATTTGAGGACATCAGCATTGAGCAGTTTGAAGGCACTGTCGTCAAAGTCATCCCTAAAGTTCCAACCAAGAACCAG AATGATCCGCTTCCAGGCCGCATCTGTGCTAGGATCAGCTTCACGGACAAGGAGCTGCTTTTCGGCGAGAAGGATACCAAGTCCAAGGTGACCCTGCTTGAGGGCGACCATGTGAAGTTCAACATCTCAACAGACCGCAGGGACAAGCTGGAGCGGGCCACCAACATCGACATCCTGCCTGACACCTTCCACTTCACTAAGGAGTCCCGTGAGATGGTAAGGACCATGAGGAGATCTATG GGTGTGATCGCTGCAATGCGTGACGGCTTTGGCTTCATCAAGTGTGTAGACCGGGACGCCAGGATGTTCTTTCACTTTAGCGAGGTGCTGGAGGAGGGCCAGCTGCACATCTCTGATGAAGTCGAGTTCACAGTTGTGCCC GACATGCTGTCTGCCCAGAGGAACCATGCAGTGCGCATCAAGAAGCTGCCCAAGGGCACAGTCTCCTTCCACACCCAGTCTGAGCAGCGCTTTGTGGGTGTGGTGGAGAAAGAGGCCACAGCAGCTATCACCAACAAGAGTGCCAGCCCCAGCAAGGCCAAAGAGAAG GAAGCAGAAGAGGGAGTGATTTCTTATGAGGACTGTGGAGTGAAACTGACTGTGTCGTACCACGTCAAAGATCTGGAGGGAGCTACCCAGCCACAGGCAGGAGACAAG GTGGAGTTCTCCATCAATGAGGTAAAGAGGACGGGCCAACAGAGCGCTGTCACCATCAAGATCCTCAACCGCACCGTCAACACCAAGAGGCTGCTGGGATACATTGCCACCCTGAAAGACAACTTTGGCTTCATAGAGACAGCCAATCACGATCAAGAGATTTTCTTTCATTACAG TGAGCTGTGTGGAGACTTGGAGAATCTGGAGCTGGGCGACACTGTGGAATATACCCTGTCCAAGGGCAAAGGAAACAAAGTCAGCGCTGAGAAGGTTACTAAGGTGGTAGCAG TGAATGGTGTGGGGCAGGATGTTGGTGAGACAGTGATGTTGGGGAAGGTGGTGCGCCCTCTGCGCAGTGTGGACCCATCCCAGACAGAGTACCAGGGGCTCATTGAGCTCTTGGAGGAAG ATGGCACTAAGTGTCAGAATTACTCCTTTGGCATCGTGGGCATGGCGAACAAGGCAGACTGTCTGCAGAAAGGCGAGATGGTGAAGTTCCAGCTGTGCACAGTGGCTCAGACAGGACAGAAGATGGCCTGCAACGTTGTCCCCCAACGTAAAGCCCTGGTGGAGTGCGTCAAGGACCAG TTTGGTTTTATCACGTATGAAGTTGGCGAGAGTAAGAAGCTGTTTTTCCATGTCAAAGAGGTGCATGATGGCTTGGAGCTCCAGACCGGGGATGAGGTGGAGTTCTCAGTCATCCTCAACCAACGCACAGGGAAATGTAGTGCCTGCAACGTGCGCAGAGTTAG TGAAGGGCCTAAACCGGTGGCAACCCCCCGTCCTGATCGCTTGGTCAACCGGCTCAAGAGCATCACCCTGGATGACGCTAGTGCCCCCCGCCTAGTTATTGTGAGACAGCCCCGCGGCCCTGACAATTCAAAG GGCTTCAATGTGGAGAGGAAGACCCGTCAGCCGGGTGTCATTGACTGA